A genomic window from Babylonia areolata isolate BAREFJ2019XMU chromosome 9, ASM4173473v1, whole genome shotgun sequence includes:
- the LOC143286014 gene encoding protein NDRG3-like isoform X2 yields the protein METERLLTASRLENRTMEKLTDIELMSIEATDPMPRSFANDAAAVLLQEDDVETPYGNMHVAIQGDRTKPAILTFHDIGLNHVTCFQGFFSFAEMQPILRHFCVYHVNAPGQEEGALHLRPEFVYPTVDQLAEAVHTIVEHYDLKSIIGFGVGAGANILTRYELAHHDRVDSLVLVNPSATQAGWVEWGYQKMNSWYLFGGQVTNFTEEYLLWHWFGKKTRWQNNDLTTVYQDYIKTINAQNLALFIESYLKRTDLAIVREMDPMRKVSARSVRCRTLILVGDDSPHIDQVVEMNGRMMPEETDFIKLADCGGMPLEEQPGKVCEAFRLFLQGMGYVPSLIQNKSTAGAIHAQLQMDIETRATPIGC from the exons ATGGAGACTGAGCGTCTTTTGACTGCAAGTCGTCTTGAG AATCGTACGATGGAAAAACTGACTGACATTGAACTGATGAGTATCGAAGCCACAGACCCAATGCCCAGATCTTTTGCCAACGACGCTGCAGCCGTCCTTCTCCAG GAGGACGATGTGGAGACTCCCTATGGCAACATGCATGTTGCTATTCAAGGCGATCGTACCAAGCCTGCCATCCTGACCTTTCATGACATTGGTCTAAACC ATGTGACCTGCTTCCAAGGATTCTTCAGTTTCGCTGAGATGCAGCCGATCCTCAGACACTTCTGTGTCTACCATGTCAACGCCCCGGGGCAGGAGGAAGGGGCACTGCACCTCAGGCCTGA GTTTGTGTACCCCACAGTGGATCAGCTGGCAGAGGCTGTGCACACCATTGTGGAGCACTATGA TTTGAAGTCCATCATTGGGTTTGGCGTTGGTGCAGGGGCCAATATCCTGACTCGCTATGAG CTGGCTCACCATGACAGAGTGGACTCTCTGGTTCTGGTCAACCCTAGCGCCACCCAGGCTGGCTGGGTTGAGTGGGGATACCAGAAG ATGAACTCGTGGTACTTGTTCGGTGGCCAGGTGACAAACTTCACAGAGGAGTACCTCCTGTGGCACTGGTTTGGAAAG aAAACACGCTGGCAGAACAATGACCTGACCACTGTGTACCAAGACTACATCAAGACCATCAATGCCCAGAACCTGGCTCTCTTCATCGAGTCCTACCTCAA ACGCACCGACCTTGCTATCGTGAGGGAGATGGACCCCATGAGGAAAGTGTCTGCGCGTTCTGTGAG ATGTCGCACCTTGATCCTGGTGGGGGACGACTCCCCACACATTGACCAGGTGGTGGAGATGAACGGGCGCATGATGCCAGAGGAAACGGACTTCATTAAG CTGGCCGACTGCGGGGGCATGCCACTGGAGGAACAGCCAGGCAAAGTGTGTGAAGCCTTCCGTCTCTTCCTGCAAGGCATGGGATACG TTCCGTCACTGATCCAGAACAAGAGCACAGCTGGAGCCATCCACGCACAGCTGCAGATGGACATAGAGACGAGGGCCACTCCCATCGGCTGCTAG
- the LOC143286014 gene encoding protein NDRG3-like isoform X3 produces the protein MEKLTDIELMSIEATDPMPRSFANDAAAVLLQEDDVETPYGNMHVAIQGDRTKPAILTFHDIGLNHVTCFQGFFSFAEMQPILRHFCVYHVNAPGQEEGALHLRPEQDVLGNPQSLGSRFVYPTVDQLAEAVHTIVEHYDLKSIIGFGVGAGANILTRYELAHHDRVDSLVLVNPSATQAGWVEWGYQKMNSWYLFGGQVTNFTEEYLLWHWFGKKTRWQNNDLTTVYQDYIKTINAQNLALFIESYLKRTDLAIVREMDPMRKVSARSVRCRTLILVGDDSPHIDQVVEMNGRMMPEETDFIKLADCGGMPLEEQPGKVCEAFRLFLQGMGYVPSLIQNKSTAGAIHAQLQMDIETRATPIGC, from the exons ATGGAAAAACTGACTGACATTGAACTGATGAGTATCGAAGCCACAGACCCAATGCCCAGATCTTTTGCCAACGACGCTGCAGCCGTCCTTCTCCAG GAGGACGATGTGGAGACTCCCTATGGCAACATGCATGTTGCTATTCAAGGCGATCGTACCAAGCCTGCCATCCTGACCTTTCATGACATTGGTCTAAACC ATGTGACCTGCTTCCAAGGATTCTTCAGTTTCGCTGAGATGCAGCCGATCCTCAGACACTTCTGTGTCTACCATGTCAACGCCCCGGGGCAGGAGGAAGGGGCACTGCACCTCAGGCCTGA ACAGGATGTGCTGGGTAACCCGCAGTCCTTAGGTAGCAG GTTTGTGTACCCCACAGTGGATCAGCTGGCAGAGGCTGTGCACACCATTGTGGAGCACTATGA TTTGAAGTCCATCATTGGGTTTGGCGTTGGTGCAGGGGCCAATATCCTGACTCGCTATGAG CTGGCTCACCATGACAGAGTGGACTCTCTGGTTCTGGTCAACCCTAGCGCCACCCAGGCTGGCTGGGTTGAGTGGGGATACCAGAAG ATGAACTCGTGGTACTTGTTCGGTGGCCAGGTGACAAACTTCACAGAGGAGTACCTCCTGTGGCACTGGTTTGGAAAG aAAACACGCTGGCAGAACAATGACCTGACCACTGTGTACCAAGACTACATCAAGACCATCAATGCCCAGAACCTGGCTCTCTTCATCGAGTCCTACCTCAA ACGCACCGACCTTGCTATCGTGAGGGAGATGGACCCCATGAGGAAAGTGTCTGCGCGTTCTGTGAG ATGTCGCACCTTGATCCTGGTGGGGGACGACTCCCCACACATTGACCAGGTGGTGGAGATGAACGGGCGCATGATGCCAGAGGAAACGGACTTCATTAAG CTGGCCGACTGCGGGGGCATGCCACTGGAGGAACAGCCAGGCAAAGTGTGTGAAGCCTTCCGTCTCTTCCTGCAAGGCATGGGATACG TTCCGTCACTGATCCAGAACAAGAGCACAGCTGGAGCCATCCACGCACAGCTGCAGATGGACATAGAGACGAGGGCCACTCCCATCGGCTGCTAG
- the LOC143286014 gene encoding protein NDRG3-like isoform X1, producing METERLLTASRLENRTMEKLTDIELMSIEATDPMPRSFANDAAAVLLQEDDVETPYGNMHVAIQGDRTKPAILTFHDIGLNHVTCFQGFFSFAEMQPILRHFCVYHVNAPGQEEGALHLRPEQDVLGNPQSLGSRFVYPTVDQLAEAVHTIVEHYDLKSIIGFGVGAGANILTRYELAHHDRVDSLVLVNPSATQAGWVEWGYQKMNSWYLFGGQVTNFTEEYLLWHWFGKKTRWQNNDLTTVYQDYIKTINAQNLALFIESYLKRTDLAIVREMDPMRKVSARSVRCRTLILVGDDSPHIDQVVEMNGRMMPEETDFIKLADCGGMPLEEQPGKVCEAFRLFLQGMGYVPSLIQNKSTAGAIHAQLQMDIETRATPIGC from the exons ATGGAGACTGAGCGTCTTTTGACTGCAAGTCGTCTTGAG AATCGTACGATGGAAAAACTGACTGACATTGAACTGATGAGTATCGAAGCCACAGACCCAATGCCCAGATCTTTTGCCAACGACGCTGCAGCCGTCCTTCTCCAG GAGGACGATGTGGAGACTCCCTATGGCAACATGCATGTTGCTATTCAAGGCGATCGTACCAAGCCTGCCATCCTGACCTTTCATGACATTGGTCTAAACC ATGTGACCTGCTTCCAAGGATTCTTCAGTTTCGCTGAGATGCAGCCGATCCTCAGACACTTCTGTGTCTACCATGTCAACGCCCCGGGGCAGGAGGAAGGGGCACTGCACCTCAGGCCTGA ACAGGATGTGCTGGGTAACCCGCAGTCCTTAGGTAGCAG GTTTGTGTACCCCACAGTGGATCAGCTGGCAGAGGCTGTGCACACCATTGTGGAGCACTATGA TTTGAAGTCCATCATTGGGTTTGGCGTTGGTGCAGGGGCCAATATCCTGACTCGCTATGAG CTGGCTCACCATGACAGAGTGGACTCTCTGGTTCTGGTCAACCCTAGCGCCACCCAGGCTGGCTGGGTTGAGTGGGGATACCAGAAG ATGAACTCGTGGTACTTGTTCGGTGGCCAGGTGACAAACTTCACAGAGGAGTACCTCCTGTGGCACTGGTTTGGAAAG aAAACACGCTGGCAGAACAATGACCTGACCACTGTGTACCAAGACTACATCAAGACCATCAATGCCCAGAACCTGGCTCTCTTCATCGAGTCCTACCTCAA ACGCACCGACCTTGCTATCGTGAGGGAGATGGACCCCATGAGGAAAGTGTCTGCGCGTTCTGTGAG ATGTCGCACCTTGATCCTGGTGGGGGACGACTCCCCACACATTGACCAGGTGGTGGAGATGAACGGGCGCATGATGCCAGAGGAAACGGACTTCATTAAG CTGGCCGACTGCGGGGGCATGCCACTGGAGGAACAGCCAGGCAAAGTGTGTGAAGCCTTCCGTCTCTTCCTGCAAGGCATGGGATACG TTCCGTCACTGATCCAGAACAAGAGCACAGCTGGAGCCATCCACGCACAGCTGCAGATGGACATAGAGACGAGGGCCACTCCCATCGGCTGCTAG